In Antennarius striatus isolate MH-2024 chromosome 10, ASM4005453v1, whole genome shotgun sequence, one DNA window encodes the following:
- the tlx2 gene encoding T-cell leukemia homeobox protein 2 isoform X2, producing MEHTGIEEVNPTHQQQHEPISFGIDQILNSSDQSSGCMLPNRTGDPDYALAPNVYSNGYNSVYNPACSMAAGLAGSYNVNMNMNVSMNMNVNVNSGGAGGVIRVPAHRPMPPPPASAAAAAPHPPSSTHPPSIGPGIPSVPGMGMGNAANFTFPWMESSRRFAKDRLTGEQADESRVGEVTGGPGPAGSLCPLPKGDISRVPVWSTVETLAKCYYPELAHLRDGNGLLAEYPFPKGACPAALSPFSVTRRIGHPYQNRTPPKRKKPRTSFSRVQICELEKRFHRQKYLASAERATLAKALKMTDAQVKTWFQNRRTKWRRQTAEEREAERQQANRLMLQLQQEAFQKTLSQPLQPDPLCLHNSSLYALQNLQPWAEENKLTV from the exons ATGGAGCACACGGGCATTGAGGAGGTGAACCCGACgcaccagcagcagcatgagCCCATCAGCTTCGGGATCGATCAGATCCTCAACAGCTCGGATCAATCCAGCGGCTGCATGCTCCCCAACCGGACCGGCGACCCGGATTACGCGCTGGCCCCCAACGTCTACAGCAACGGCTACAACAGCGTCTACAACCCGGCCTGCTCCATGGCGGCCGGCCTGGCCGGCTCCTACAACGTCAACATGAACATGAACGTCAGCATGAACATGAACGTTAACGTCAACTCGGGCGGTGCCGGCGGGGTGATCCGGGTGCCGGCGCACAGACCCATGCCGCCCCCGCCCGCCTCAGCCGCCGCCGCGGCGCCCCATCCGCCCTCCTCCACCCACCCGCCCAGCATCGGACCCGGGATCCCCTCGGTGCCCGGGATGGGGATGGGCAACGCGGCCAACTTCACCTTCCCGTGGATGGAGAGCAGCAGGAGGTTCGCCAAGGACAGAttaacag GGGAGCAGGCAGACGAGAGCCGAGTCGGCGAGGTGACAGGGGGGCCGGGGCCCGCCGGGTCCCTCTGTCCGCTCCCAAAGGGGGACATCAGCAGGGTCCCCGTCTGGAGCACTGTGGAGACATTAGCCAAATGCTATTACCCAGAACTCGCTCACCTGCGAGACGGCAATGGCCTTCTAGCAGAATACCCTTTCCCAAAGGGGGCTTGCCCAG CCGCCCTCTCGCCCTTTTCTGTGACCCGACGCATCGGCCACCCCTACCAGAACCGGACGCCCCCCAAGAGGAAAAAGCCCCGCACTTCCTTCAGCCGGGTGCAGATCTGCGAGCTGGAGAAACGCTTCCATCGGCAGAAGTACCTGGCGTCGGCGGAGCGCGCCACCCTGGCCAAGGCCCTGAAGATGACGGACGCGCAAGTCAAGACCTGGTTCCAGAACAGACGAACAAAATGGCG gAGACAGACTGCGGAGGAGAGGGAGGCCGAGCGGCAGCAGGCCAACCGGCTgatgctgcagcttcagcaggaAGCCTTCCAGAAGACTCTGAGCCAGCCCCTCCAGCCCGACCCGCTCTGCCTGCACAACTCCTCCCTGTACGCCCTGCAGAACCTGCAGCCCTGGGCGGAAGAGAATAAG
- the tlx2 gene encoding T-cell leukemia homeobox protein 2 isoform X1 codes for MEHTGIEEVNPTHQQQHEPISFGIDQILNSSDQSSGCMLPNRTGDPDYALAPNVYSNGYNSVYNPACSMAAGLAGSYNVNMNMNVSMNMNVNVNSGGAGGVIRVPAHRPMPPPPASAAAAAPHPPSSTHPPSIGPGIPSVPGMGMGNAANFTFPWMESSRRFAKDRLTGEQADESRVGEVTGGPGPAGSLCPLPKGDISRVPVWSTVETLAKCYYPELAHLRDGNGLLAEYPFPKGACPAALSPFSVTRRIGHPYQNRTPPKRKKPRTSFSRVQICELEKRFHRQKYLASAERATLAKALKMTDAQVKTWFQNRRTKWRRQTAEEREAERQQANRLMLQLQQEAFQKTLSQPLQPDPLCLHNSSLYALQNLQPWAEENKVTSVTSMASVV; via the exons ATGGAGCACACGGGCATTGAGGAGGTGAACCCGACgcaccagcagcagcatgagCCCATCAGCTTCGGGATCGATCAGATCCTCAACAGCTCGGATCAATCCAGCGGCTGCATGCTCCCCAACCGGACCGGCGACCCGGATTACGCGCTGGCCCCCAACGTCTACAGCAACGGCTACAACAGCGTCTACAACCCGGCCTGCTCCATGGCGGCCGGCCTGGCCGGCTCCTACAACGTCAACATGAACATGAACGTCAGCATGAACATGAACGTTAACGTCAACTCGGGCGGTGCCGGCGGGGTGATCCGGGTGCCGGCGCACAGACCCATGCCGCCCCCGCCCGCCTCAGCCGCCGCCGCGGCGCCCCATCCGCCCTCCTCCACCCACCCGCCCAGCATCGGACCCGGGATCCCCTCGGTGCCCGGGATGGGGATGGGCAACGCGGCCAACTTCACCTTCCCGTGGATGGAGAGCAGCAGGAGGTTCGCCAAGGACAGAttaacag GGGAGCAGGCAGACGAGAGCCGAGTCGGCGAGGTGACAGGGGGGCCGGGGCCCGCCGGGTCCCTCTGTCCGCTCCCAAAGGGGGACATCAGCAGGGTCCCCGTCTGGAGCACTGTGGAGACATTAGCCAAATGCTATTACCCAGAACTCGCTCACCTGCGAGACGGCAATGGCCTTCTAGCAGAATACCCTTTCCCAAAGGGGGCTTGCCCAG CCGCCCTCTCGCCCTTTTCTGTGACCCGACGCATCGGCCACCCCTACCAGAACCGGACGCCCCCCAAGAGGAAAAAGCCCCGCACTTCCTTCAGCCGGGTGCAGATCTGCGAGCTGGAGAAACGCTTCCATCGGCAGAAGTACCTGGCGTCGGCGGAGCGCGCCACCCTGGCCAAGGCCCTGAAGATGACGGACGCGCAAGTCAAGACCTGGTTCCAGAACAGACGAACAAAATGGCG gAGACAGACTGCGGAGGAGAGGGAGGCCGAGCGGCAGCAGGCCAACCGGCTgatgctgcagcttcagcaggaAGCCTTCCAGAAGACTCTGAGCCAGCCCCTCCAGCCCGACCCGCTCTGCCTGCACAACTCCTCCCTGTACGCCCTGCAGAACCTGCAGCCCTGGGCGGAAGAGAATAAGGTGACCTCCGTCACCTCCATGGCATCTGTGGTGTGA
- the tlx2 gene encoding T-cell leukemia homeobox protein 2 isoform X3, with product MEHTGIEEVNPTHQQQHEPISFGIDQILNSSDQSSGCMLPNRTGDPDYALAPNVYSNGYNSVYNPACSMAAGLAGSYNVNMNMNVSMNMNVNVNSGGAGGVIRVPAHRPMPPPPASAAAAAPHPPSSTHPPSIGPGIPSVPGMGMGNAANFTFPWMESSRRFAKDRLTAALSPFSVTRRIGHPYQNRTPPKRKKPRTSFSRVQICELEKRFHRQKYLASAERATLAKALKMTDAQVKTWFQNRRTKWRRQTAEEREAERQQANRLMLQLQQEAFQKTLSQPLQPDPLCLHNSSLYALQNLQPWAEENKVTSVTSMASVV from the exons ATGGAGCACACGGGCATTGAGGAGGTGAACCCGACgcaccagcagcagcatgagCCCATCAGCTTCGGGATCGATCAGATCCTCAACAGCTCGGATCAATCCAGCGGCTGCATGCTCCCCAACCGGACCGGCGACCCGGATTACGCGCTGGCCCCCAACGTCTACAGCAACGGCTACAACAGCGTCTACAACCCGGCCTGCTCCATGGCGGCCGGCCTGGCCGGCTCCTACAACGTCAACATGAACATGAACGTCAGCATGAACATGAACGTTAACGTCAACTCGGGCGGTGCCGGCGGGGTGATCCGGGTGCCGGCGCACAGACCCATGCCGCCCCCGCCCGCCTCAGCCGCCGCCGCGGCGCCCCATCCGCCCTCCTCCACCCACCCGCCCAGCATCGGACCCGGGATCCCCTCGGTGCCCGGGATGGGGATGGGCAACGCGGCCAACTTCACCTTCCCGTGGATGGAGAGCAGCAGGAGGTTCGCCAAGGACAGAttaacag CCGCCCTCTCGCCCTTTTCTGTGACCCGACGCATCGGCCACCCCTACCAGAACCGGACGCCCCCCAAGAGGAAAAAGCCCCGCACTTCCTTCAGCCGGGTGCAGATCTGCGAGCTGGAGAAACGCTTCCATCGGCAGAAGTACCTGGCGTCGGCGGAGCGCGCCACCCTGGCCAAGGCCCTGAAGATGACGGACGCGCAAGTCAAGACCTGGTTCCAGAACAGACGAACAAAATGGCG gAGACAGACTGCGGAGGAGAGGGAGGCCGAGCGGCAGCAGGCCAACCGGCTgatgctgcagcttcagcaggaAGCCTTCCAGAAGACTCTGAGCCAGCCCCTCCAGCCCGACCCGCTCTGCCTGCACAACTCCTCCCTGTACGCCCTGCAGAACCTGCAGCCCTGGGCGGAAGAGAATAAGGTGACCTCCGTCACCTCCATGGCATCTGTGGTGTGA